A region of the Verrucomicrobiota bacterium genome:
GTTTGTTTCAATCCAAAAGCCACTAAGGTAACTATGATCCACCCGCTCGTCATATTCAGACGGCATCGAGATTCCAATCTTGCAATAACCACGAATACGTAACTCACGGACTACTCGTTGCATGTTCCGAAACTGATGATTCATCACCATATGCAACTGAGGTTCTGCAAGTGAATAGCCAAACGTTACCGAAGAAAATTCGGCCCATTTAAATTTCAACTTTGTGTAAGGAGTTGGTTGGGGAGCCACCAGCAAACCGGTGCACCCTCGATTCAACAAAATTTGACTAAGCCTTATTGAACTCATTTTAGGATCTGCAATCCAGTATTGCTCCAACTTGTAGCCCAATTCTTTGGCCCGACTTTGAGCGCCCAGGAAATATCCTTCCATTTGTTTTCCATGTCTCCATCCGTCTGATGAGGAGAAGTTCGTAATCCAAAGGAGTGTACTTTGGTAATGTGTCTCGCTTTTTCCCAAACGATAGGCATTTAAAGCGGAAAGGGAGGGATCGGGTCTGTAACCATGCTTTTTGGCAAGATCCAGGATCTGCTTTTTTATTACGTTACTGATCCTAGGGTGGTCCCTTAACGCCAACGAAACCGTTGTGTGGGAGACACCCGCAAGTTTTGCCAACTGTTTTTGAGTAATGCGCGGGTTAATAGGCATAGAGTAGCGGGATAGATAGGTCGGAGTAGATTTACTGATTGAAAGGTTTCCTGAGAAACCAAAACGATGATTGAGGTTAGCGCATTTGTGAATCAAGGATAATTCGTAAGATGACTTTAAAGACGCAGGTCGACATGCACAACCTGGTGATCCTTGAACCGGGGTTGAATGAAACCATCGGCATGGCGGCCAATGAAATGGCGAAGGACCCCGGCGGTGTCGATAAGGGCTTCATTCCAAAC
Encoded here:
- a CDS encoding LacI family DNA-binding transcriptional regulator → MPINPRITQKQLAKLAGVSHTTVSLALRDHPRISNVIKKQILDLAKKHGYRPDPSLSALNAYRLGKSETHYQSTLLWITNFSSSDGWRHGKQMEGYFLGAQSRAKELGYKLEQYWIADPKMSSIRLSQILLNRGCTGLLVAPQPTPYTKLKFKWAEFSSVTFGYSLAEPQLHMVMNHQFRNMQRVVRELRIRGYCKIGISMPSEYDERVDHSYLSGFWIETNNMNPSITVPPLLSDNFDFSTFKAWFQQHEPDVVITATNWARIVEDWLTKLKLKVPQDVGLAVPSVPFKENRFSGIDENVKLIGSIAVDTLVGMIHRNEKGVPQFPLRILVEGIWHEGETIKKPSTTLEGV